From Polynucleobacter sp. JS-JIR-II-b4, a single genomic window includes:
- a CDS encoding efflux transporter outer membrane subunit, whose protein sequence is MLQPMFLSMPRLSGLKLLPLICALALSACAVGPDFKQPEAPKTSSYTETPVAKKLTTAPGVPGGTDQEFVEGADIEAQWWELYKSPELDALIKRALEQNPNLGAADAALRAAQENVNAQIGGQYFPAIGLGANAVRQKQPSAVYGMNYGSDTYNLYNTTVNVTYKLDVFGGARRAVEGARAQAEVAQFQLEGAYLSLTANVVTSAVKEAALRAQMQATEEILKAQTNLAEVTEKQLVIGTVSKVDVTSQRTLVSNSQVDLFNYERNLAFARNQLAVLVGEIPSNANIAKFDLANLHLPEKLPLSVPSSLVRQRPDVRAAEAQLKAQNAFVGVATANLLPQFNITGSIGAASLTSNGLFGPNSALWSLGGGILQPLFQGGQLLAQRRGAIANYEQAAFQYQATVLNAFQEVANALRALETGAQALRAASDAERYAYETLDLVQQQYKLGTASYLAVLYYQNQYQQAKVKSVAAQATRFSDTAALFAALGGGWWNREGPAFKPKDIANKDQNETSGTN, encoded by the coding sequence TTGTTGCAACCCATGTTTCTGTCGATGCCCCGTCTTTCAGGTTTGAAATTGCTTCCGCTAATTTGTGCGCTAGCTCTCTCTGCATGCGCGGTCGGCCCAGACTTTAAGCAACCCGAGGCGCCTAAGACTTCTTCCTATACAGAAACCCCTGTAGCCAAGAAGCTCACTACCGCACCTGGAGTACCGGGCGGCACAGATCAAGAGTTTGTTGAAGGCGCAGATATTGAAGCGCAATGGTGGGAGCTTTATAAATCTCCTGAACTTGATGCGTTGATTAAAAGAGCGCTTGAGCAAAATCCAAATTTAGGCGCAGCCGATGCAGCATTGCGTGCTGCGCAAGAAAATGTCAACGCACAAATTGGCGGCCAATACTTTCCTGCAATTGGCCTTGGTGCAAATGCCGTAAGACAAAAACAACCTTCAGCTGTGTATGGCATGAACTATGGTTCTGATACTTATAACCTCTACAACACTACGGTCAATGTGACTTATAAGTTGGATGTGTTTGGCGGAGCTCGGAGAGCAGTTGAAGGTGCGCGCGCACAAGCTGAGGTGGCGCAGTTTCAATTAGAGGGCGCTTATCTTTCGCTAACCGCTAACGTAGTCACGAGCGCTGTTAAAGAGGCTGCACTGCGTGCGCAGATGCAAGCCACAGAAGAAATTCTGAAGGCTCAAACGAATCTTGCTGAAGTAACTGAAAAGCAGTTAGTCATTGGTACAGTTTCTAAGGTAGACGTCACATCCCAGCGAACCTTGGTATCGAACTCTCAAGTGGATCTCTTTAACTACGAACGAAATCTTGCATTTGCGCGCAATCAATTAGCAGTGCTAGTAGGTGAGATTCCGAGCAACGCTAATATCGCCAAGTTTGATTTGGCCAATTTGCATTTGCCAGAGAAGCTACCCCTATCAGTGCCTTCTAGCTTAGTGCGTCAGCGCCCTGATGTGCGGGCGGCTGAAGCCCAGTTAAAGGCTCAAAATGCTTTCGTAGGTGTTGCAACAGCGAACTTATTGCCGCAATTTAATATCACAGGATCTATCGGCGCAGCTTCCTTAACTTCCAATGGATTGTTTGGCCCTAACTCTGCTTTATGGTCACTTGGTGGAGGCATCTTGCAGCCATTGTTTCAGGGTGGTCAGCTTTTGGCGCAGCGTCGTGGAGCCATTGCGAACTATGAGCAAGCGGCATTTCAATATCAGGCAACTGTCTTAAATGCATTCCAAGAAGTAGCCAATGCATTGCGTGCACTAGAGACTGGTGCGCAAGCACTCAGAGCGGCATCAGATGCAGAGCGTTATGCCTACGAAACTCTGGACTTAGTACAGCAACAGTACAAACTCGGTACAGCCAGTTATTTAGCAGTGCTCTATTACCAAAATCAGTATCAGCAAGCAAAAGTGAAATCAGTTGCAGCACAAGCAACTCGCTTCTCGGATACCGCAGCGTTATTTGCAGCATTAGGTGGTGGCTGGTGGAATCGTGAAGGCCCTGCTTTTAAACCAAAAGACATAGCGAACAAAGATCAAAATGAAACTTCTGGAACAAATTAA
- the glmS gene encoding glutamine--fructose-6-phosphate transaminase (isomerizing) — protein MCGIVGAASRKNIVDVLVEGLRRLEYRGYDSCGFAVINGDDAKHPIERARTTARVSELGEQGKDFFGTLGIAHTRWATHGKPDTQNAHPHTSNDLIAVVHNGIIENYEVLRSDLKAAGYVFTSETDTEVIAHLIHQQYVASGQKDIAASVRAVLPQLHGAYAIGVIAQDNPSTLVGARVGSPLVVAIGDHEHFLASDALALAGRAHSMMYLEEGDVAVLKADSVEVIDQAGKVAQRELKPMPAQADSVDLGPYQHYMQKEIFEQPRAIGDTLANIADFGPELFEAKPEDWKAFEQILILACGTSYYSACVAKYWLEDIAGIPTQVEIASEYRYRTTVPNPKTLIVVVSQSGETADTLAALRHAKSLGHRFTLAICNVASSAMVRETDWHFLTKAGAEIGVASTKAFTTQLLALYLLAVSIAKRDGRISPEKEKELLRDLRHLPKALHAVLALEPQIIAWSDAFAKCENALFLGRGMHYPIALEGALKLKEISYIHAEAYPAGELKHGPLALVTDKMPVVTVAPNDVLLEKLKSNMQEVKARGGKLYVFADQDTHISSSEGINVIKLPEHYGNLSPILHVVPLQLLAYHTACARGTDVDKPRNLAKSVTVE, from the coding sequence ATGTGCGGCATTGTTGGCGCGGCTTCCCGTAAAAATATTGTTGATGTTTTGGTTGAGGGCTTACGCCGCCTAGAGTACCGTGGCTATGACTCTTGTGGTTTTGCAGTCATTAATGGCGATGATGCCAAGCATCCCATTGAAAGAGCTCGAACTACTGCACGTGTTTCTGAATTAGGTGAGCAAGGTAAAGATTTTTTCGGCACCTTGGGTATTGCGCACACACGTTGGGCTACCCACGGTAAGCCAGATACCCAAAATGCACACCCACATACTTCAAACGATTTAATTGCAGTCGTACATAACGGCATTATTGAGAACTATGAAGTTCTGCGTTCGGATCTAAAGGCGGCTGGATATGTGTTTACCTCTGAAACAGATACTGAAGTTATCGCCCATTTAATTCACCAGCAATATGTTGCTAGTGGCCAAAAAGATATTGCAGCATCGGTAAGAGCGGTGCTCCCTCAATTGCATGGTGCATACGCTATTGGTGTAATCGCACAAGATAATCCAAGCACTTTAGTAGGCGCCCGCGTTGGATCTCCTCTGGTGGTTGCCATTGGTGATCATGAGCACTTTTTGGCTTCTGATGCTTTGGCATTGGCAGGACGTGCTCATTCCATGATGTATTTGGAAGAGGGTGATGTCGCTGTACTAAAGGCTGATTCTGTTGAGGTAATTGATCAAGCTGGTAAGGTCGCCCAAAGAGAGCTGAAGCCTATGCCTGCTCAAGCTGACTCAGTTGATCTCGGCCCTTATCAGCATTACATGCAAAAAGAAATCTTTGAGCAGCCTAGAGCAATTGGCGACACGCTTGCCAATATCGCTGACTTTGGTCCTGAGCTATTTGAAGCAAAGCCAGAAGATTGGAAAGCTTTTGAGCAGATTTTAATATTGGCATGTGGCACAAGTTATTACTCCGCATGTGTTGCTAAATATTGGCTAGAAGATATTGCTGGTATTCCAACACAAGTAGAAATTGCTAGTGAGTATCGCTATCGCACCACTGTGCCCAATCCAAAAACACTCATTGTGGTGGTTTCACAATCTGGCGAGACAGCAGATACCTTAGCAGCATTGCGTCATGCCAAGAGTTTAGGTCACCGCTTTACATTAGCCATATGCAACGTGGCTAGTAGCGCCATGGTTCGTGAAACTGATTGGCATTTTTTGACTAAGGCTGGCGCTGAAATTGGTGTTGCTTCAACAAAGGCATTTACTACGCAGCTTTTAGCGCTCTATCTCTTGGCGGTTTCGATTGCTAAGCGCGATGGCAGAATTTCTCCAGAAAAAGAGAAGGAGCTCCTGCGTGACCTGCGCCATTTACCAAAAGCTCTACATGCAGTACTAGCGCTTGAGCCACAAATCATTGCCTGGAGCGATGCTTTTGCTAAATGTGAAAATGCCCTATTCCTAGGCCGTGGAATGCATTACCCAATTGCACTTGAGGGTGCATTAAAGCTCAAAGAAATTTCTTATATCCATGCTGAAGCTTATCCAGCTGGCGAGTTAAAGCATGGACCGCTTGCTTTAGTTACAGACAAGATGCCGGTTGTTACTGTTGCGCCTAATGACGTCTTATTGGAGAAACTCAAATCCAATATGCAAGAAGTCAAAGCGCGTGGTGGCAAACTTTATGTTTTTGCTGATCAAGATACTCACATCTCAAGTAGCGAAGGCATCAATGTCATCAAGCTGCCTGAGCACTATGGCAACCTTTCACCAATATTGCATGTAGTTCCCCTGCAGCTATTGGCTTATCACACAGCCTGCGCACGCGGTACGGATGTTGATAAACCCAGAAACCTTGCAAAGAGCGTTACGGTCGAATAA
- the glmU gene encoding bifunctional UDP-N-acetylglucosamine diphosphorylase/glucosamine-1-phosphate N-acetyltransferase GlmU, translating into MNIVILAAGQGKRMKSALPKVLQTLAGKPLLQHVLSTALSLQDKKSKSGPVVVVGHGAADVKTFLLNAGKEDPSFGKVSTALQAEQKGTGHALLQALPKLDVQEPTLVLYGDVPLTTKKTLAKLAKLADGFRGQDSALALLTQNLGNPTGYGRIVRDADGSVKEIVEEKDATPAQKAIQEINTGIMVLPTSSLKKWLKALRASNAQGEYYLTDVIAMAVKDGVPIRTTQADDEFETVGVNSRDQLAALERVHQLNIAHQLMDAGVSLADPARIDVRGTLECGTDVSIDVGCVFEGCVTLDAGTKVGPYCVIRNSVIGKGVAIHAYSHVDGAKVGNQSLIGPYARLRPGADLSNDVHIGNFVEVKNSKIAANSKANHLAYVGDSIVGSRVNIGAGTITCNYDGVNKHQTIIEDDVFIGSDTQLVAPVRVGRGATLGAGTTLTKDAPANQLTVSRAKQISLQWQRPVKQEKKPVKKAASKTAVKKAVKKPVKKTAKGKK; encoded by the coding sequence ATGAATATCGTCATTTTGGCTGCTGGGCAAGGAAAGCGGATGAAATCCGCTCTGCCCAAGGTCCTGCAAACTCTCGCAGGCAAGCCCCTGCTCCAGCACGTTCTCAGTACTGCGCTTTCACTACAAGACAAAAAGTCTAAATCTGGCCCCGTTGTAGTGGTTGGTCATGGTGCGGCAGATGTAAAGACATTCTTATTAAATGCCGGCAAGGAAGATCCAAGCTTTGGCAAAGTAAGCACTGCGCTGCAAGCTGAACAAAAAGGCACGGGTCACGCATTATTGCAAGCCTTGCCTAAATTAGATGTTCAAGAGCCCACTTTAGTTTTATATGGCGATGTTCCGCTCACTACAAAAAAGACGCTGGCTAAATTAGCGAAGTTGGCTGATGGCTTCAGAGGACAAGATTCTGCATTAGCTTTACTGACACAGAACCTTGGCAACCCTACTGGCTACGGCCGCATCGTGCGCGATGCTGACGGCTCTGTAAAAGAGATCGTTGAAGAGAAGGATGCGACGCCTGCACAAAAAGCAATTCAAGAAATTAATACCGGCATCATGGTGTTGCCAACGAGCTCACTAAAGAAGTGGTTAAAAGCTTTACGTGCAAGTAATGCACAAGGCGAGTATTACTTGACTGACGTGATTGCTATGGCTGTTAAAGATGGCGTGCCGATTCGCACAACACAGGCTGATGATGAGTTCGAGACGGTTGGTGTTAATAGTCGTGATCAACTCGCTGCATTAGAACGTGTGCACCAACTCAATATTGCCCATCAATTAATGGATGCGGGAGTATCGCTTGCTGATCCTGCACGTATTGATGTACGCGGTACCTTAGAGTGCGGCACCGATGTATCTATTGATGTGGGTTGCGTATTTGAAGGTTGCGTCACTCTAGATGCTGGTACGAAGGTTGGGCCATATTGCGTGATTCGCAATAGCGTGATCGGCAAAGGCGTAGCTATTCATGCATATAGCCATGTGGATGGCGCAAAAGTGGGCAATCAATCATTAATTGGCCCTTATGCTCGTTTGCGTCCTGGCGCAGATTTATCAAACGATGTACATATTGGTAATTTCGTAGAAGTGAAGAACAGCAAAATTGCCGCTAATAGCAAAGCCAATCACTTGGCTTATGTTGGCGACTCTATTGTTGGCTCCAGAGTCAACATTGGTGCTGGCACTATTACTTGTAACTACGATGGCGTTAACAAACACCAGACCATTATTGAGGATGATGTCTTCATTGGCTCGGATACTCAGTTGGTTGCACCTGTACGTGTTGGCCGTGGCGCCACATTGGGTGCGGGAACAACTTTGACTAAAGATGCTCCTGCCAATCAACTGACTGTATCCCGAGCAAAACAAATTTCCTTACAGTGGCAGCGCCCTGTCAAGCAAGAAAAGAAACCAGTAAAAAAAGCAGCATCAAAGACGGCTGTGAAGAAGGCCGTCAAGAAGCCGGTTAAGAAAACTGCAAAGGGTAAAAAATAA
- the ttcA gene encoding tRNA 2-thiocytidine(32) synthetase TtcA, producing the protein MGDIRKVVFEENKLEKKLCRLVGQAIGDFGMIEEGDKVMVCVSGGKDSYAMLDILMKLRERAPINFEIVAVNLDQKQPNFPAEILPNYLKNLGVQYHIEEQDTYSIVKRVIPEGKTTCGLCSRLRRGILYRVADELGATKIALGHHRDDILETLMLNMFYAGKLKGMPPKLRSDDGKHIVIRPLAYVPEKLLERYAADMNFPIIPCDLCGSQPNLQRQVMKEMLRDWEKKHPGRVENLFRSMHHIVPSHLMDGEAFDFKNLEISTELAGIAARSSGDRAIDEAELDELACGTMIQGTYNPPL; encoded by the coding sequence ATGGGCGATATTCGTAAAGTTGTCTTCGAAGAAAACAAGCTAGAGAAGAAACTCTGCCGCTTGGTAGGTCAAGCTATTGGTGACTTCGGCATGATCGAAGAGGGCGATAAGGTCATGGTATGTGTTTCGGGCGGCAAAGATAGTTACGCCATGCTCGATATTCTGATGAAGCTGCGTGAGCGCGCGCCGATCAATTTTGAAATTGTTGCGGTGAACTTAGATCAGAAGCAGCCTAATTTTCCAGCTGAAATCTTACCCAATTATTTGAAGAATTTAGGTGTTCAGTATCACATTGAAGAGCAGGACACTTACAGTATTGTGAAGCGTGTGATTCCTGAGGGTAAAACAACCTGTGGATTGTGCTCACGCTTACGCCGTGGCATTTTGTATCGTGTGGCAGATGAGTTGGGTGCAACGAAAATTGCTTTAGGCCATCACCGTGATGACATTTTAGAAACTTTGATGCTCAATATGTTTTATGCGGGCAAGCTAAAGGGGATGCCGCCCAAGTTGCGCTCTGATGATGGCAAGCATATTGTGATTCGCCCCTTGGCTTATGTTCCTGAGAAATTACTCGAACGTTATGCGGCAGATATGAATTTCCCTATTATTCCGTGTGATTTGTGTGGAAGTCAGCCCAATTTGCAGCGCCAGGTCATGAAAGAAATGCTGCGCGATTGGGAGAAGAAGCATCCTGGTCGGGTGGAGAACTTATTTCGCTCTATGCATCATATTGTTCCATCTCATTTAATGGACGGCGAAGCCTTTGATTTCAAGAACCTGGAGATTTCCACCGAGTTAGCGGGTATTGCTGCTAGATCTTCTGGCGACAGGGCAATTGATGAGGCCGAATTAGATGAATTAGCCTGTGGAACCATGATTCAGGGGACTTATAATCCCCCTTTATGA
- a CDS encoding dihydroneopterin aldolase, protein MHAILSHPALVDCRRLFLKDYEIYINIGVHDFEKKAEQRVILNVDLYIPLAMNTPSQDQLGEVVDYDFMRETIKSRASQGHIHLQETFCDDIVTAMLLHPKVLAARVSTAKPDVYPDCHSVGVEVFRIKTS, encoded by the coding sequence ATGCACGCCATTCTTTCTCATCCTGCTCTTGTTGACTGTCGCCGTTTATTTCTCAAGGACTATGAGATCTATATCAATATAGGCGTTCATGACTTTGAGAAAAAAGCAGAGCAACGCGTCATTTTGAATGTGGATTTGTATATTCCTTTGGCAATGAATACGCCCAGCCAAGATCAGTTAGGTGAGGTTGTGGATTACGACTTCATGCGCGAGACCATTAAGTCTAGGGCCTCTCAGGGACACATTCATTTGCAGGAAACCTTCTGCGACGACATCGTGACGGCAATGTTGCTTCACCCAAAGGTATTGGCTGCGCGTGTAAGTACAGCCAAGCCAGACGTCTATCCAGATTGCCACTCGGTGGGCGTTGAAGTATTTCGTATTAAGACTTCTTAA
- a CDS encoding SDR family oxidoreductase, translating into MNPSSTPPSQQGKAVLVTGAAKRLGREIALQFARQGWDVAVHYGRSEQEARETIREIEMMGVKVQAFQADLADEAATKDLFLAVSKAFPNLACLVNSASIFEYDRANSSTPFSGKSLQDHMQVNLTAPILLTQLMFEFQKSKSNTSGAIPAVIQLLDQKLINPNPDYLSYTLSKAALLSSVELLAMDFAPHLRVVGLAPGISLPSGDQTTDGFSKAHQMTPLGRSSTPADIAKAAVFLADSSAVTGTTLYVDGGQHLLPSSRDVMFKTN; encoded by the coding sequence TTGAACCCTAGTTCAACGCCCCCATCCCAGCAAGGAAAAGCAGTTTTAGTGACCGGCGCCGCCAAGCGCCTGGGTCGAGAAATTGCCTTGCAGTTTGCCCGTCAGGGCTGGGATGTTGCCGTTCATTATGGGCGATCTGAGCAGGAGGCCCGAGAAACCATCAGAGAAATCGAGATGATGGGTGTGAAAGTCCAAGCCTTTCAGGCGGACTTGGCTGATGAGGCTGCCACCAAAGATCTTTTCTTGGCTGTCAGCAAAGCATTCCCTAATTTAGCCTGCTTAGTAAATAGCGCATCTATCTTTGAATACGATCGCGCTAACTCCAGCACCCCGTTCAGTGGAAAAAGTTTGCAAGACCATATGCAGGTCAATTTGACCGCACCTATTTTGCTGACTCAACTCATGTTTGAGTTTCAAAAAAGTAAGTCAAATACATCCGGCGCCATTCCAGCAGTGATTCAATTACTAGATCAAAAGTTGATTAACCCTAATCCAGATTATTTGTCTTATACATTATCTAAAGCAGCGTTACTTTCTTCTGTGGAATTATTAGCAATGGATTTTGCGCCCCATCTGCGTGTAGTCGGATTAGCACCCGGAATCTCTTTGCCATCAGGCGATCAAACAACGGATGGTTTTTCCAAAGCACATCAAATGACGCCGCTAGGAAGATCTTCAACACCAGCAGATATTGCAAAGGCAGCTGTATTTTTGGCTGACTCTAGCGCTGTTACCGGAACTACCTTATATGTAGACGGTGGGCAACATTTATTGCCATCATCACGTGATGTGATGTTCAAAACCAATTAA
- a CDS encoding class I SAM-dependent methyltransferase produces the protein MDITLTSLETEHSALLKAKIASQITLKGGWLPFSRYMEMALYEPGMGYYSAGAHKLGAGGDFTTAPELSPLFGAAICSTLLPVLEGLKEKGLPTQILEFGAGTGKLATSILTRLNDLGFHLDRYDIIEISPDLAQRQQERIGNTVGQLNLHTQCNWLTELPENFKGIILANEVIDAIPCDAIIYQNGFWYWYGVAFESDKLLWKVGAPVEQPLLPESLLNGNFSEGYVTELHTPANAWMQQVAKHLETGLFLTFDYGFPESEYYHPQRLEGTLMAHHRHHAIQDPFHLPGLCDLTTHVEWSQIARSALAENVDDVYLTNQAAYLLDAGIGDIALEIGDPSNPETFLPISNSLQKLLSEAEMGELFKAFAFSKKLESLLPGHVLEDLPGLRGRNRL, from the coding sequence ATGGATATTACCTTGACCAGCCTTGAAACGGAGCATAGTGCGCTTCTAAAGGCCAAAATAGCCTCTCAAATCACCTTAAAGGGCGGCTGGCTGCCATTCTCTCGCTATATGGAGATGGCCTTATATGAGCCCGGAATGGGGTATTACAGCGCCGGCGCTCACAAACTTGGGGCTGGCGGTGACTTCACTACTGCCCCCGAATTAAGTCCTCTCTTTGGCGCAGCCATTTGCTCAACCCTCCTACCGGTACTTGAGGGCCTCAAGGAAAAAGGCCTTCCCACTCAAATCTTAGAGTTTGGCGCTGGTACGGGCAAGCTCGCCACTTCAATACTCACTCGCCTCAATGATCTCGGCTTTCATTTGGATCGTTACGACATTATCGAAATTTCGCCAGACTTAGCGCAGCGACAACAAGAAAGAATTGGAAACACTGTTGGGCAACTCAACCTCCATACACAATGTAACTGGTTAACGGAACTTCCTGAAAATTTCAAAGGCATCATTCTGGCAAATGAAGTGATTGATGCCATTCCTTGCGATGCCATCATTTATCAAAATGGATTTTGGTATTGGTATGGCGTTGCATTTGAAAGCGACAAGCTCCTCTGGAAAGTGGGTGCACCAGTCGAACAACCATTGCTTCCTGAAAGTCTTCTCAACGGTAATTTCTCAGAAGGCTATGTCACTGAACTGCACACGCCAGCAAATGCCTGGATGCAACAAGTTGCTAAGCACTTGGAAACTGGGTTATTCCTTACCTTTGACTATGGATTTCCTGAGAGCGAGTACTACCACCCGCAAAGACTTGAGGGCACCCTCATGGCCCATCATCGCCACCATGCAATTCAAGATCCATTTCATCTGCCTGGTCTTTGCGACTTAACAACGCACGTAGAGTGGTCGCAAATCGCTCGTAGTGCATTGGCTGAAAATGTAGATGATGTATATCTGACGAACCAGGCCGCTTATCTTCTTGATGCTGGCATTGGAGACATTGCTTTAGAAATTGGCGACCCAAGTAATCCAGAAACATTTCTACCGATATCCAATTCTTTGCAAAAGTTATTGTCTGAAGCGGAAATGGGCGAACTCTTTAAGGCCTTTGCATTTTCTAAGAAATTAGAGAGCCTACTACCGGGACATGTACTTGAAGATCTGCCTGGTCTACGCGGCAGAAATAGACTGTAG
- a CDS encoding polynucleotide adenylyltransferase translates to MKVYAVGGAIRDTLMGLPVHDIDYVVVGSSIEEMVAQGFRPVGKDFPVFLHPETQAEYALARTERKTGKGYKGFNFHADPSVTLEQDLQRRDLTINAMAQEVGADGKLFGPIIDPYNGQEDLAAKVFRHVSDAFAEDPLRLLRIARFAARFPEFSVAAETLSALKAIVQSGELNALSAERIWQELARGLVAQKPMHLFQVLLNTGAASTILPPTLVPQLSEEPFREELVAYFSLAGNNIEERCAIVLMNLPATEIRSWAECVRMPIDVRDFSEIFSDLRVLVKKYPDTAYQAVDVLAWFNRADVWRKPDRAQALLNLADKLGMPVSPLINAMRTTQAINAAEIIAGVAAEDRSNGERIGGAFESARLSAITTALAT, encoded by the coding sequence ATGAAAGTCTACGCAGTAGGCGGGGCCATCAGGGACACCCTTATGGGTTTACCTGTGCACGACATTGATTATGTTGTGGTGGGCTCTAGCATAGAAGAGATGGTTGCTCAGGGCTTTCGTCCAGTAGGCAAAGATTTCCCAGTGTTTTTGCATCCAGAGACACAGGCTGAATATGCGCTCGCGCGTACTGAGCGCAAGACCGGCAAAGGCTATAAGGGCTTTAACTTCCATGCCGACCCCTCAGTCACTTTGGAGCAGGACTTACAGCGTCGTGATTTAACAATCAATGCGATGGCGCAAGAAGTGGGTGCTGATGGAAAGCTATTTGGACCGATTATTGATCCTTATAACGGTCAAGAAGATTTAGCCGCCAAAGTATTTCGTCACGTGTCAGATGCATTCGCAGAAGATCCATTGCGTCTCTTGCGCATTGCTCGCTTTGCTGCACGCTTTCCTGAATTTAGTGTTGCCGCTGAAACGCTCAGCGCTTTAAAGGCAATTGTTCAATCAGGTGAGTTAAATGCTTTATCGGCCGAGCGCATTTGGCAAGAGTTGGCCAGGGGTTTGGTTGCACAAAAGCCGATGCATCTGTTTCAAGTCCTTCTAAACACTGGTGCTGCCAGTACCATATTGCCTCCTACGTTAGTTCCTCAGTTATCTGAGGAACCATTTCGTGAAGAGTTGGTTGCGTATTTTTCCTTAGCTGGAAATAATATTGAAGAACGCTGCGCAATTGTCTTAATGAATTTGCCTGCAACTGAAATTCGTTCATGGGCTGAGTGTGTGCGCATGCCAATTGATGTGCGAGATTTCAGTGAGATATTCAGTGATCTGAGGGTTTTGGTCAAGAAATATCCCGATACTGCTTATCAGGCGGTAGATGTTTTAGCTTGGTTCAACCGTGCAGATGTTTGGCGTAAGCCAGATCGAGCGCAAGCACTTTTGAATCTTGCGGACAAATTGGGAATGCCTGTTTCCCCTTTGATCAATGCAATGCGCACCACTCAAGCCATCAATGCCGCCGAAATTATTGCTGGCGTTGCTGCAGAAGATCGATCTAATGGTGAGCGCATTGGCGGTGCATTTGAGTCTGCTCGGTTGTCTGCAATTACTACTGCTCTAGCGACTTAA
- a CDS encoding complex I NDUFA9 subunit family protein, giving the protein MKYDILLIGGNGFVGRVIAAQLQLAGYSVLVPTSHLGAARELRMLPKVHVEEADVHEFDELQSLCGRIKPNGVVINLVGALHDKPAKPYGKVFKAAHVELPKNIITAMQLHGLKRYLHMSALGADSHGPSMYQRSKGDGEAAVKASNLDWTIFRPSVIFGTQDQFINLFSKLTKLFPAMPLAHSEAQFQPVSVDDVASAFVKSLSMPQTIRQSYDLVGPTVYTMKGIVEFAARKAKASCLIIPVPAFVGYLQALAFEFLPGPTLMSRDNIASMQVPNTLPVNGVDALTEVFKMSRRSLEGMQ; this is encoded by the coding sequence ATGAAATATGACATTCTTCTAATCGGTGGTAACGGATTTGTGGGCCGAGTGATTGCTGCGCAACTTCAGCTAGCGGGTTACTCCGTATTAGTCCCAACGAGCCATTTAGGCGCTGCACGTGAATTGCGCATGTTGCCTAAGGTACATGTCGAAGAAGCTGATGTTCATGAGTTTGATGAGCTGCAGAGCCTTTGTGGGCGGATTAAGCCGAATGGCGTTGTGATCAATTTGGTCGGCGCGTTACACGATAAGCCGGCTAAGCCTTATGGAAAGGTATTTAAAGCTGCCCATGTGGAGCTCCCTAAAAATATTATTACGGCAATGCAGTTACACGGCTTAAAACGCTATTTACATATGAGCGCGCTGGGTGCCGACTCTCATGGCCCATCGATGTATCAGCGGAGCAAAGGTGATGGCGAAGCTGCAGTAAAGGCCAGCAATTTGGATTGGACCATCTTTAGGCCTTCAGTCATCTTTGGCACCCAAGATCAATTTATTAATTTATTTTCTAAATTGACTAAGTTATTTCCAGCCATGCCCTTAGCGCATTCCGAGGCACAATTTCAGCCAGTGAGCGTAGATGATGTTGCAAGTGCATTTGTTAAATCCTTATCGATGCCTCAAACCATTCGTCAGTCCTATGACTTGGTTGGCCCAACGGTTTACACCATGAAGGGGATTGTTGAGTTTGCTGCACGTAAGGCTAAAGCCTCGTGCCTCATCATTCCTGTGCCAGCCTTTGTGGGCTATTTGCAGGCATTGGCATTTGAATTCTTGCCGGGCCCAACATTGATGTCGCGTGACAATATTGCATCTATGCAAGTGCCTAATACTTTGCCAGTGAATGGCGTTGATGCGTTGACGGAAGTATTCAAAATGAGTCGTCGCAGCCTTGAAGGTATGCAGTAA